Proteins co-encoded in one Spirosoma endbachense genomic window:
- a CDS encoding GEVED domain-containing protein, with the protein MKTLFLALFACCSFSAFSQQTRLPQPCGTSISSQEVERIEKQYKALANQLRAARVTAGLTYFPVRFTFIVKSALDKNDNLLRVPHQSLEMLNRDFMPLGIQFYLTSDASVSQIINPTLVTFKDTPDNMAAILDKVPQDAINIYVANEVYDSKGKHMGGFAYLPVPGSKANLNAIVLGSDNLRLDSNGDLVRKDLVSHEMGHYFGLYHTFQDSDDSDSKKHELVNGANCLTTGDQVCDTPADPYDRLDDKNLEYTKSCKYYGTIRDANGDAYKPMTDNLMSYFLSCSSYRFTPGQNSRMKENGLPARLMTGIYTHLPVDDTPVLLSSVAFEDPTFQGGMPGSAKLVWTNGSAKQNGYIFERSEQPDSGFLPVGSTGDFYSYKPGLNTGVNTWYDVTADSRNSGKKYYYRIRAANSTKYSNVVATPSPLLIKVREGGITSNVNFPVGVSLSIENPNQVQVKPVYTNRIFTTDNTFNLAGEYNSSTTKTIWNDVPRENTSSLKYTQQNGQFTYNFSETTTRVGGSITVEKGVCFPYHNTVSYFGCGSSTNTRGIKSIKVWSSDNKKTILESQNVCSTAGTNTNYSDMAFIENTYALGNRLVRGKTHTILTEAMSVGSGSNKGTILTYKLLIWIDFNQDRLFTSDELVVSSASTSGASLSSQLKIPVGATKGLTRMRIRLNSGTNGQDPCIDYGGETEDYLVNIADSDTPESATLLVSPETKSVKGEGETGVISLTANNDWTATSSSNWIILAPLKGSAAANQPVSYTIDANTFGIQRIGTITFSAGGLVKTVLVTQEKKLQLTLSLSADSRTVAAVGTTGSFNLTTTSNWVITSNASWLRASPASGSAGSDIPISFSVDANTASTSRTGVLSVNAGGLIKTFTVTQGAAGTTKLSYCTPDQSELYNCSSDEETMGLASFKIWSTGKASVLLDSKGVCGQTSRSYSDLSSQAAIKLTRGKSFPFQVEAMLIRIGDYKDYYYKSRINIWVDLNQDGEFTNAERLYISNLKWNATFEDLVGEYPDPYFESQFSIPATAKTGQTRLRIRFGTPVYSGDQETACEELNGETEDYLVDLVDDGSTATLVLSADSRAVSAPSTTGSFSLTSTTSWSIASSASWLRVSPSSGSAGSNLAITFTIDANTASTSRTGVLSVNAGGLIKTFTVTQSAATTKLSYCTPAQSELYNCSSDEETMGLASFKIWSAGKASVLLDSKGVCGQTSRSYSDLSSQAAIKLTRGKSFPFQVEAMLIRIGDYKDYYYKSRINIWVDLNQDGEFTNAERLYISNLKWNATFEDLVGEYPDPYFESQFSIPATAKTGQTRLRIRFGTPVYSGDQETACEELNGETEDYLVDISDAGQSRLAANAQSAELMGRLKARQSNSAKELGESTAALAVTVYPNPALDKVTVHLSGNPSGAVRLVLIDASGSRLRNWSLPAAEATQRLEVDLGPLPAGVYLLEAHINGQQVTTRIVKQ; encoded by the coding sequence ATGAAAACACTTTTTCTGGCCCTATTTGCGTGTTGTTCCTTCTCCGCATTTTCTCAGCAAACTCGCCTGCCCCAACCCTGTGGCACCTCTATTTCCAGTCAGGAAGTGGAGCGGATCGAAAAACAGTATAAGGCTTTAGCTAACCAATTGCGCGCTGCGCGCGTAACGGCAGGACTGACCTATTTCCCCGTCCGTTTTACCTTTATTGTCAAAAGTGCGCTGGACAAAAATGATAATTTACTGCGCGTTCCCCACCAAAGTCTTGAGATGCTCAATCGCGACTTTATGCCACTGGGTATTCAATTTTACCTGACCTCTGATGCCAGTGTTTCCCAGATTATCAATCCCACCCTGGTCACGTTTAAAGATACGCCGGATAATATGGCGGCCATTCTCGATAAGGTACCTCAGGATGCGATTAATATTTATGTGGCTAATGAAGTCTATGATTCAAAAGGGAAGCATATGGGCGGCTTTGCTTATTTGCCTGTGCCTGGTTCGAAAGCTAATCTCAATGCAATCGTGCTGGGCAGTGATAATCTAAGGTTAGATAGCAATGGAGATTTGGTTCGAAAGGATTTGGTCTCTCACGAAATGGGTCATTACTTCGGCCTCTACCATACGTTCCAGGATAGTGACGACTCAGACAGCAAAAAACACGAATTAGTCAACGGCGCCAATTGTTTGACAACGGGTGATCAGGTCTGCGACACGCCGGCGGATCCCTACGACCGGCTCGACGATAAAAACCTGGAGTATACCAAGAGCTGTAAATATTACGGGACAATCAGGGATGCCAATGGTGATGCCTATAAGCCAATGACCGATAACCTGATGTCATACTTTTTGAGCTGTTCCAGTTACCGCTTTACCCCTGGTCAAAATAGCCGAATGAAAGAAAACGGCTTGCCCGCCCGCTTAATGACAGGGATTTATACGCATTTGCCCGTGGATGACACCCCTGTACTATTGTCATCGGTCGCTTTTGAGGATCCCACGTTTCAGGGGGGAATGCCCGGTTCCGCCAAACTGGTCTGGACCAATGGATCAGCCAAACAGAACGGCTATATTTTTGAACGCTCCGAGCAGCCCGACAGTGGCTTTTTACCCGTTGGCAGTACGGGCGATTTTTACAGCTATAAGCCGGGGCTGAATACAGGGGTGAATACATGGTACGATGTCACCGCTGATAGCCGTAATTCCGGCAAAAAATATTATTATCGAATCAGGGCTGCCAACTCCACCAAATACAGCAATGTGGTGGCCACCCCCAGTCCTTTGCTGATTAAGGTCCGGGAGGGAGGCATAACCAGTAACGTTAATTTTCCGGTTGGGGTATCGCTTTCGATTGAAAACCCCAACCAGGTACAGGTGAAGCCAGTCTATACCAATCGGATTTTTACGACTGATAACACGTTTAACTTGGCGGGTGAGTACAATTCATCAACGACAAAAACCATCTGGAATGATGTGCCTAGAGAGAATACCTCTAGTCTGAAATATACGCAACAAAACGGCCAGTTTACGTATAACTTTTCTGAGACAACCACCCGCGTAGGCGGCTCAATAACCGTTGAAAAAGGAGTATGCTTTCCCTATCATAATACAGTCTCTTACTTCGGTTGCGGCAGTTCCACCAATACCCGAGGCATCAAAAGCATCAAAGTATGGTCGTCGGATAATAAAAAAACGATCCTTGAATCCCAGAACGTTTGCAGTACGGCCGGGACGAATACGAATTATTCGGACATGGCTTTTATTGAAAATACATATGCCCTGGGAAACCGGCTCGTCCGTGGTAAAACGCACACGATCCTCACCGAAGCCATGAGTGTGGGGAGCGGATCGAATAAAGGAACAATCCTTACCTATAAGCTACTGATCTGGATCGATTTCAACCAGGATCGACTATTTACCAGTGATGAACTGGTCGTTAGTTCAGCCAGCACATCAGGGGCCAGTCTAAGCAGCCAACTGAAAATTCCCGTAGGGGCTACCAAAGGCCTGACCCGAATGCGTATTCGCTTAAATTCAGGGACTAACGGTCAGGATCCCTGTATCGATTACGGGGGGGAAACCGAGGATTATCTGGTGAATATCGCCGACTCGGATACACCCGAATCAGCCACTCTGCTGGTGTCGCCGGAAACAAAAAGCGTGAAAGGGGAGGGCGAGACCGGCGTGATCAGCCTGACGGCGAATAATGACTGGACAGCGACCAGCAGCTCGAACTGGATTATACTGGCGCCCCTTAAAGGAAGCGCTGCAGCTAACCAGCCAGTCAGTTATACCATTGATGCCAACACGTTTGGTATTCAACGGATCGGTACGATAACTTTCAGCGCTGGGGGGCTCGTTAAAACGGTCTTAGTCACTCAGGAAAAAAAATTACAGCTCACCCTTTCTTTGTCCGCTGATAGCCGAACAGTGGCTGCCGTGGGCACGACGGGTAGTTTTAATTTAACTACAACCAGTAACTGGGTGATTACCTCCAACGCCAGCTGGCTGCGGGCCTCGCCCGCATCGGGTAGCGCCGGCTCAGATATACCCATCAGTTTCAGTGTCGATGCCAATACGGCATCCACCAGCCGAACGGGTGTGCTCAGCGTCAATGCCGGAGGGCTCATTAAAACATTTACAGTCACTCAGGGCGCTGCTGGTACGACTAAACTTTCCTATTGCACGCCAGATCAGAGTGAGCTCTACAACTGTTCCTCGGATGAGGAAACCATGGGGCTAGCCTCCTTTAAAATCTGGTCGACCGGCAAAGCCAGCGTGCTGCTCGACTCGAAAGGGGTCTGCGGTCAGACCAGCCGGAGCTATTCTGATCTGAGCAGTCAGGCGGCCATCAAGCTTACCCGGGGCAAGAGCTTTCCCTTCCAGGTGGAAGCTATGCTGATTCGGATAGGCGACTATAAGGACTACTATTACAAGAGCCGCATCAATATCTGGGTCGATCTCAACCAGGATGGTGAATTTACAAACGCTGAGCGGCTATATATCTCGAATCTAAAATGGAACGCCACGTTTGAAGACCTGGTAGGCGAGTACCCCGATCCGTACTTTGAGAGTCAGTTCAGCATTCCGGCCACGGCAAAAACGGGTCAGACCCGGCTGCGGATCCGGTTCGGTACTCCGGTTTACAGTGGTGATCAGGAGACGGCTTGTGAGGAACTCAATGGCGAAACCGAAGATTATCTGGTCGACTTGGTCGATGATGGATCGACCGCTACGCTTGTTCTGTCAGCCGATTCCCGGGCTGTATCGGCTCCATCTACGACGGGTAGCTTTAGTTTGACCTCCACCACCAGCTGGTCTATTGCCTCCAGCGCGAGCTGGCTGCGGGTTTCCCCCTCATCGGGTAGTGCCGGCTCGAATCTCGCCATCACTTTCACCATCGATGCCAATACGGCATCCACCAGCCGGACAGGTGTGCTGAGCGTTAATGCCGGGGGACTAATTAAAACATTTACAGTCACTCAGTCCGCGGCTACGACCAAGCTGTCGTATTGCACACCAGCCCAGAGTGAGCTCTACAACTGTTCCTCGGATGAGGAAACCATGGGGCTGGCCTCCTTTAAAATCTGGTCGGCCGGCAAAGCCAGCGTGCTGCTCGACTCGAAAGGGGTCTGCGGTCAGACCAGCCGGAGCTATTCTGATCTGAGCAGTCAGGCGGCCATCAAGCTTACCCGGGGCAAGAGCTTTCCCTTCCAGGTGGAAGCCATGCTGATTCGGATAGGCGACTATAAGGACTACTATTACAAGAGCCGCATCAATATCTGGGTCGATCTCAACCAGGATGGTGAATTTACAAACGCTGAGCGGCTATATATCTCGAATCTAAAATGGAACGCCACGTTTGAAGACCTGGTAGGCGAGTACCCCGATCCGTACTTTGAGAGTCAGTTCAGCATTCCGGCCACGGCAAAAACGGGTCAGACCCGGCTGCGGATCCGGTTCGGTACTCCGGTTTACAGTGGTGATCAGGAGACGGCTTGTGAGGAGCTCAATGGTGAAACCGAAGATTATCTGGTCGATATTTCCGATGCCGGTCAGTCCCGTCTGGCTGCCAATGCCCAAAGCGCCGAATTGATGGGAAGGCTAAAGGCTCGGCAAAGCAATAGCGCAAAAGAGTTGGGTGAATCAACAGCTGCCCTGGCGGTTACGGTGTATCCCAATCCGGCGCTGGATAAAGTAACCGTGCACCTTTCGGGCAACCCGTCAGGGGCGGTCAGGCTGGTCTTGATCGATGCAAGTGGCAGTAGACTCCGAAACTGGTCTTTGCCAGCAGCCGAAGCTACTCAACGTCTGGAGGTGGACCTGGGCCCATTACCCGCTGGGGTGTACCTGCTGGAAGCGCATATAAATGGTCAACAGGTAACCACGCGGATTGTAAAGCAATGA
- a CDS encoding HEPN domain-containing protein has translation MYGGIYSFSLRRATIQNFFHSYSNALGRFEDTSYTLNDINYAMQLGQKIKALSPEPVTENYKLELDLNEISFSKAHYINYNQLSRIRRALQFLNQARSSPQLLVKISFYVLVLECLFSANDATEINHKISERVAIYVGVNGEEKYKLFKFVKKVYGIRSKYVHGQMMDKKLSENAILSEISKELDELVRIVLLKVILVDSANFLLKDEALTEWFNSSLFK, from the coding sequence ATGTATGGTGGGATATACAGTTTTTCTCTACGCCGTGCTACTATTCAAAATTTCTTTCATTCATATAGCAATGCATTAGGCCGCTTTGAAGATACAAGTTATACGCTTAATGATATAAATTATGCAATGCAATTAGGACAGAAAATCAAGGCTTTATCGCCTGAGCCTGTTACTGAAAATTATAAGCTAGAACTTGATTTAAATGAAATTTCTTTTAGCAAAGCACACTACATTAATTATAATCAACTAAGTAGGATAAGACGAGCTCTACAGTTTTTAAATCAAGCTCGAAGTAGCCCTCAGTTATTAGTAAAAATTTCATTTTATGTCCTAGTATTGGAATGCCTCTTTTCTGCGAATGATGCAACCGAAATTAATCATAAAATAAGCGAGCGCGTTGCTATTTATGTAGGCGTTAACGGCGAGGAAAAATATAAACTATTCAAATTTGTTAAAAAGGTATATGGCATACGATCTAAATACGTCCATGGTCAAATGATGGATAAAAAGCTTAGCGAAAATGCAATTTTATCTGAGATATCTAAAGAGTTAGATGAATTAGTTCGTATTGTTTTACTTAAAGTAATATTAGTAGATAGCGCCAATTTTTTATTGAAAGATGAAGCACTAACCGAGTGGTTTAATTCATCGCTTTTTAAATGA
- a CDS encoding LexA family transcriptional regulator, whose amino-acid sequence MIQALIDRKGLNPTDLAAEMGIKPQAIYQWLSGKTEPGKKNLHRLSEIFGVPIGELMKGQLSGTTKSTEPLYQSENVKSVKSKEDEIYTYVPYLTAKAQAGIPNIVYEDCRLNWIEEEYAVILPENLKKKQSLVIDVMGDSMEPEIKNGAKVIAVHVPSNDIKYESGAVYAVLYANRFVVKRIKTNTLTTSDILTLHSDNERFGEIVVKADEIQCMWKVVAKVWEPVQ is encoded by the coding sequence ATGATTCAAGCATTGATTGACCGTAAGGGCCTAAATCCTACTGACTTAGCTGCAGAAATGGGTATAAAGCCACAAGCTATATATCAATGGTTGAGCGGAAAAACAGAGCCAGGTAAGAAAAACTTACATCGACTATCAGAAATATTCGGCGTACCAATAGGGGAGCTTATGAAAGGCCAGCTTTCAGGGACGACTAAATCGACAGAACCCTTATACCAGAGTGAGAATGTAAAATCGGTAAAGTCAAAGGAGGATGAGATCTATACGTATGTCCCTTACCTGACGGCCAAAGCGCAAGCGGGTATACCAAACATTGTTTATGAGGATTGCCGGCTAAACTGGATCGAGGAAGAATATGCAGTCATACTGCCTGAAAATCTCAAGAAAAAGCAATCACTTGTCATTGATGTGATGGGCGATAGCATGGAGCCAGAAATTAAAAATGGGGCCAAAGTGATTGCTGTCCATGTGCCCTCTAATGACATTAAATATGAAAGCGGGGCTGTATATGCTGTACTCTATGCGAATCGCTTTGTAGTCAAGCGAATCAAAACTAATACCCTGACTACCTCAGATATTCTGACCCTGCACTCGGATAATGAGCGATTTGGTGAGATTGTTGTCAAGGCTGATGAGATTCAGTGCATGTGGAAGGTAGTCGCTAAGGTTTGGGAGCCAGTTCAGTAG
- a CDS encoding CHC2 zinc finger domain-containing protein → MDTALNTKLPGIERRQAVIKISYSGSDANPNTPASYKKPLSNPMIDSYFLDKLRAQADIVFIIGELWEIKKAGSNYKGCCPFHTEKSPSFSVSPSKQIFKCYGCGKGGDLFRFVQDFKRLTFSEAVHYVADRYNETVIYERPINRTRSRFHDLDL, encoded by the coding sequence ATGGACACCGCCCTAAACACAAAACTGCCTGGTATCGAGCGACGCCAGGCAGTCATTAAAATTTCCTATAGCGGTTCAGACGCCAATCCGAACACACCTGCAAGCTACAAAAAACCCCTAAGCAACCCCATGATCGATTCGTATTTTCTGGACAAACTCCGCGCCCAGGCTGATATCGTCTTCATTATTGGGGAGCTCTGGGAGATCAAAAAAGCGGGAAGCAATTACAAGGGGTGCTGTCCCTTTCATACCGAGAAATCGCCCTCCTTTTCCGTCAGCCCCAGCAAGCAGATCTTCAAGTGCTACGGCTGCGGAAAGGGAGGGGATCTCTTCCGATTCGTGCAGGATTTCAAGCGTCTTACCTTTTCGGAAGCCGTCCACTACGTCGCCGACCGATACAACGAAACCGTCATTTATGAACGACCCATCAACCGAACCCGTTCCCGCTTCCATGACCTCGATCTCTGA
- a CDS encoding toprim domain-containing protein, with product MGRKYHEHLLSVLAQADHPVSLYLHARELTTEIIQQWQLGYAPDNWRFLTSPLIDKAAFVPAVAAGVCVEDGAKKRDFFHQRLMIPLVDQYRRVTGFTGRSLDGRDPKYLNTRETPIFKKSEQLFGLDHALRAIVRSKSIVLTEGNFDVISLHRFGVDNALGKGGTALSDAQIVLLKRLGDVVTLIYDVDENGAGQQALLRDCEALLKAGLRVQVFLLPDTIESEGKTSKSDADNWSRWLMSQADLPPKFNLTKHIAKEAQEGLLWLATQWTQHDDLSAQVEGETKSVGLLACVSDEVWRKKYAKKLATVFDCEAKGLLQQAERIRKQTTAAAPAESEDDDEFVAGAVWYKKRDQSMLVRSGKGGMATVADNFHLFIKYVTEDEDENLTWILEIRPREGDPIYIEVPHEDFCSASRLKKIITGKQYSLKISDGELSELQSFLFSQTRFARAIKIIRYGYHVPSGVFFFANQAVNGKMLTPDEFGMVETVKDDKPMVLSMPVQKKHKAHRFTLTDTTISVNAFFDLYAQAHGYENALIPFCWNLMALFRDVALHHKNFSPILFLKGGAGTGKSSMIRVLTSAYGKKQEGVNLKSKNTEAALVKLMSQGSNVPIWFDEFHNDLTCEGLFQAAYDNDGYHRSRDNTSSETDAIEIHSALALTSNYLPENPIFFSRCVFVPITSQDKTDAQRQAFYRLEELQEAGLGCLTVELLQYRQLIESQYAASYDLLHKHLQAEFKTDKMPERFYANMAQVMAVAFTLASAKKIAITESESTLDILRELVSLGATNIRRQYRIMSEKTALSEFFEIVQQLYDQYQIHEEIHFAFKATGQAMMIRLWFPQLYTLYAQTYRRIYQKAPADKDTLQSEIAAFEDMTDWDAMKKQFRMRNDGESRSDAATLPRPGCCEMDYSKLADKYGLSLEHRKVKN from the coding sequence GTGGGCCGAAAGTATCATGAGCATTTGCTATCCGTCCTGGCCCAGGCCGACCATCCCGTCAGTTTGTATTTGCATGCCCGTGAGCTCACCACGGAGATCATCCAGCAGTGGCAGTTGGGCTATGCGCCCGACAACTGGCGTTTTCTGACCAGCCCCCTGATTGATAAAGCAGCCTTTGTGCCAGCTGTTGCCGCCGGCGTCTGCGTCGAGGATGGCGCCAAGAAACGGGACTTTTTTCACCAGCGGCTCATGATTCCCCTGGTTGATCAGTACCGCCGGGTAACGGGCTTTACCGGCCGAAGCCTCGACGGCCGCGATCCCAAATACCTCAATACCCGCGAGACGCCCATTTTCAAGAAATCCGAGCAGCTCTTCGGGCTCGATCACGCCCTGCGGGCCATTGTTCGCAGCAAATCGATCGTGTTGACCGAAGGTAATTTCGACGTGATCAGCCTGCACCGGTTTGGTGTCGACAATGCCCTGGGCAAAGGGGGTACGGCCCTTTCGGACGCCCAGATCGTGCTGCTCAAACGGCTCGGGGACGTAGTGACCCTGATTTATGATGTCGACGAGAACGGGGCTGGTCAGCAGGCGCTGCTGCGCGACTGCGAGGCCCTGTTAAAAGCGGGTCTTCGGGTTCAGGTATTTTTGCTGCCCGATACGATTGAGTCTGAGGGCAAAACCAGCAAGTCCGATGCCGACAACTGGTCGCGCTGGCTGATGAGCCAGGCCGATCTGCCGCCCAAATTTAACCTGACCAAACACATCGCCAAAGAAGCACAGGAAGGCCTCTTGTGGCTGGCTACGCAGTGGACTCAGCACGACGATCTGTCGGCTCAGGTCGAAGGCGAAACCAAAAGCGTGGGGCTACTGGCCTGCGTTTCCGACGAGGTCTGGCGCAAAAAGTACGCTAAAAAGCTGGCCACGGTCTTTGACTGTGAAGCGAAAGGACTCCTTCAGCAGGCTGAACGGATCCGCAAACAAACCACGGCCGCAGCGCCCGCTGAGAGTGAAGATGACGATGAGTTTGTTGCGGGAGCCGTCTGGTATAAAAAAAGGGACCAGTCGATGCTGGTACGATCGGGTAAAGGAGGCATGGCCACCGTTGCTGATAATTTTCACCTCTTCATTAAGTACGTCACCGAAGACGAGGACGAGAATTTAACCTGGATCCTGGAGATCCGGCCGCGCGAGGGTGATCCGATTTACATCGAAGTGCCCCACGAGGATTTCTGCTCGGCCTCCCGGCTCAAAAAGATCATCACCGGTAAGCAGTATTCGCTTAAAATCAGCGATGGTGAGCTCTCCGAGCTGCAAAGCTTTCTCTTCAGCCAGACCCGGTTTGCCCGGGCCATCAAGATCATCCGGTACGGCTATCACGTGCCCAGTGGCGTGTTTTTCTTTGCCAACCAGGCCGTGAACGGCAAAATGCTCACTCCAGATGAATTCGGCATGGTTGAGACGGTCAAGGACGACAAGCCCATGGTGCTCTCGATGCCGGTCCAGAAAAAGCACAAGGCGCACCGGTTTACCCTGACCGATACGACCATCAGTGTCAATGCGTTTTTTGATCTGTATGCCCAGGCCCATGGCTACGAAAACGCGCTGATTCCGTTTTGCTGGAATTTGATGGCCCTGTTTCGCGATGTAGCGCTGCACCACAAAAACTTCTCGCCGATTCTGTTTCTCAAAGGCGGTGCCGGCACCGGTAAGTCGAGCATGATCCGCGTACTGACATCGGCTTACGGTAAAAAGCAGGAAGGGGTTAACCTCAAATCCAAAAATACGGAAGCCGCCCTGGTCAAGCTCATGTCGCAGGGTTCGAACGTACCGATCTGGTTTGATGAGTTCCACAACGATCTGACCTGTGAGGGGTTGTTTCAGGCCGCCTATGACAACGATGGCTATCACCGCTCCAGGGACAATACCAGCTCGGAGACCGATGCCATCGAGATTCATTCGGCGCTGGCCCTAACGAGTAATTACTTGCCGGAAAACCCCATCTTTTTCTCGCGCTGCGTGTTTGTGCCCATCACCAGCCAGGACAAGACCGATGCGCAGCGGCAGGCCTTTTACCGACTCGAGGAATTGCAGGAAGCCGGGCTGGGCTGCCTGACGGTCGAACTTCTGCAATACCGGCAGCTCATCGAAAGTCAGTACGCAGCTTCGTATGATCTGCTTCACAAGCATTTGCAGGCAGAGTTCAAAACCGATAAGATGCCCGAGCGTTTCTACGCCAACATGGCCCAGGTCATGGCCGTAGCCTTTACGCTGGCCAGCGCCAAAAAGATTGCCATCACCGAGTCGGAGAGTACCCTGGACATCCTGCGCGAACTGGTCAGTCTGGGCGCGACCAACATCCGCCGTCAATACCGGATCATGTCCGAAAAAACGGCTCTGTCGGAATTCTTCGAGATTGTCCAGCAGCTCTACGATCAGTACCAGATTCACGAAGAGATCCATTTTGCCTTCAAGGCAACGGGGCAGGCGATGATGATTCGGCTCTGGTTTCCCCAGCTCTATACGCTCTACGCCCAGACCTACCGGCGCATTTACCAGAAAGCCCCGGCCGATAAGGATACGCTGCAAAGTGAGATCGCGGCTTTTGAAGACATGACGGACTGGGATGCCATGAAAAAGCAGTTTCGCATGCGCAACGATGGGGAGAGCCGTTCTGATGCAGCCACACTGCCCAGGCCTGGTTGCTGCGAAATGGACTACTCAAAACTGGCTGATAAGTATGGATTGAGCCTGGAACATCGAAAAGTGAAGAATTAA
- a CDS encoding DUF3127 domain-containing protein: MANQLAITGKFLGAGNIKQIGQNNRNVRSFWLDITDNPAYPNTPEFQLFGDKVNLVDNLKKGQTIEVKFNINGRKYQRKDTGKEAIMTNLDAWQINVLQMQSAASVAPRATAAPAPAPMTGPGQYAQTGQVAQSGFPYAGTEDDGNDLPF, from the coding sequence ATGGCAAACCAATTAGCAATCACCGGCAAGTTTTTAGGCGCGGGTAACATCAAGCAGATCGGTCAGAATAACCGCAACGTGCGCAGCTTCTGGCTCGACATCACCGACAATCCGGCCTATCCCAATACGCCCGAATTCCAGCTCTTTGGCGACAAAGTGAACCTGGTCGATAACCTCAAAAAAGGCCAGACGATCGAGGTCAAATTCAACATCAACGGCCGCAAGTACCAGCGCAAGGATACGGGTAAAGAGGCCATCATGACCAATCTCGATGCCTGGCAGATCAACGTGCTCCAGATGCAGTCGGCCGCTTCCGTTGCTCCCCGCGCCACGGCTGCTCCAGCACCGGCTCCCATGACTGGCCCGGGTCAGTATGCTCAGACGGGCCAAGTGGCTCAGTCCGGTTTTCCGTATGCAGGCACTGAGGATGATGGTAACGATTTACCTTTCTAG